One Gopherus evgoodei ecotype Sinaloan lineage chromosome 1, rGopEvg1_v1.p, whole genome shotgun sequence genomic window, CAGAAATAACTGATTAAAATTCAGCAAACAATTTTATTGATGATGCATCGGAAGGCAGTGTTAGCTCTGCATGCTAACAGaaattaaaatacaataattCAGTGCTCTTATCACTGAAGCCAATAAATGTGATTGAATACACAGAAAGCAGTTCTGTTGAGTAAGGTGGTATTTTTACAGAGTCATTTTCAAGACAGAACCACACTTTAAAATCTGTACCATTTATTAAagacaaataggaaaaaaaagttaaaattagtGAACTGTAAAATTATGTCCAGTTGAATGCCTCAAAGAAGAGCAGCTAAAAGAGGCAATTCAGAatgaagggtttgttttttttgctttgtttgttttttatattaaGTATCCAAAGCTGTGGTAGGACAATACTTGCTCCGTTCTTACATACCAGCATGAATTATAATGTGATATCAGAGCTCACATGCAATTGCACTGGAGTATCAAGCCAGCCTTTAGAGGGGATAATAAACAGTGTAAGTCTATgaagacattttgaaaatatgtttatttaaCTTATGTTTTAATTGTGCAGGTTCACTCTTGCAAGGGTCAGGAGGCCCTCATTCAATATCCCCTCTTTGCTAATGATCAGCGCTGGCAACCCATACAAAAACCCATCACCAAAACTTCATTGATAGTTTTTCCAAAGCCTGCCAAGAATTTGCATAAGCCTAAAGAAGATTAACATAATGTGCCAAAGAGTTGAAGAAGCACCCTACATCAAGATCAACAACTGTGAACTTGAAGTGGTGAAAATGTTCACATATCTGGGGTCCACTATGGTAGTCAATCTCTCACTTGAAATGGAACTCAACATCTGCATCAGAAAAGCCACCACAACAATATCTAAAGGGTACGGCACAACAACAAACTGACCGAACACACAAAGATCTGTGTGTATCGGGCATGTGTTATCAGCATGCTTTTGTACGGGAGCGAGACATGGACCCTATACTCATCAGGAAAAGAGGCTCAACAGCTTTCATATGTGTTGCGTTCATCGAATCTTTGGAATCTCCTGGAGGGTCCAAGTTACCAATACTGAGGAGCTCAAGCGGGCCAGCACGCAAACACTCCTCAAATAGAGATGCCTGCTCTGGCTTGGGCATATGTGCCATATGAATGATGGGCACATCCCAAAGGGCATCCTCTATGGCAAATTGGTATATGAAAAACAACCCAAAGGATGCCCAAAATTACATTTCAAGGATGTGTACAGGCGAGACCTCAAAGAAATGGTATGTATGTGGACAACAGGGAAGATCACACACAGGCCTGCAGCCTTTGGAAACAAGAGCTCAATAAAAGTCTCTGGAGTTACGAGAGGAAACAGTCCAGCTTAGAGAAGAAAATAGCTCACAGAAGTCAGAGCCCAAAGGGTTGAAACATCACCTCTAAATGTGACAATGTGGCAGAGATTCTTTCTCTCGAGTGGGTCTTTTCAGACACAGCTTCCATAAAACCAATTGAGTAAATTCTTTACCTCTCAGGGGCACATACCCATGGTCTCTCAAGACTGAAGGATGCCTACTACTACTCTTACATGTTTAGGTGTTACTTATTCAATAAACAAACGAGATTGAAATCCCTATTGAAATAGTACAAAGGCCATCAACAAGGTCATTATTGTTTCTTATACTTTCCAAGTTACCACCTGGGCTTTAGTCCACTGTTCCTCAAACCAGTGACTGGACCTATCTGTTCAATATCTTGCATTTCTCATACTAGGACTTTCTCTTCTGAGCCACAGTGGAGAGGCATATTTCCTTGCTACTAGTGTTATTATTCTGAATATATATATGTTTCTTTGCTGATTTGTAGATTTAGGGAGAGTGTCTCTGAGAACATAAGTGGACTTTCTTAAGTATATGTTGGATGCTTTCTGTAAGCCTGTAAGTGTAACCAAAGGTCTGCATCTGTGCATGATCCCAGAACATGTGTGAAGGGAGCTAATTGCACACATTCATTACTGTGGTGTAGAAGAAGCATATGATTACATTCCATTACAAACTCTCTATGATGTTGAAGGAGAGGTAGTACGGGCAGTTTGGATAGTATCAGCTcaggcataggtgccaactccatgggtgctccaaaaCTGGAGCACCCAATGGAAAAAAATAGCGGGTGCTTAGATCCACTGGCAGACAGCTCCCCCTGCATCACCTCCTACacaccatgatcagctgtttcacagcgtgcaggaggggctggagggaggatgaggagtgtgacagaggcctggtctacactacgtgtttaaactgattttagcagcgttaaaccgatttaacattTCGCCcatccacacgaggccctttatatcgatataaagggccctttaaaccggtttctgtactcctccccgacgagaggagtagcgctgaaatcggtattaccatatcggattagggttagtgtggccgcaaatcgatggtattggcctccgggtggtatcacacagtgcaccattgtgaccgctctggacagcgatctgaactcggatgcaatggccagggagacaggaaaagccccacgaacttttgaatttcatttcctgtttgcccagcatggagctctgctcagcacaggtggtgatgcagtcccaaatccaaaaagagctccagcatggaccttacggcagatactggatctgaccgctgtatggggagacaaatctgttctatcacagctccgttacagaagacgaaatgccaaagcatttgaaaaaaatctccaggctatgatatagagtccacagcacagtgctacctgacaagcgtaacagaaagccaaagaatcaaatggacgctcatggagggagggagggggtaccgaggactccagctatcccacagtccccagcagtctccgaaaagtatttgcattcttggctgagctcccaatgactgtagggtcaaacacattgtctggggtggttcagggtatagctcgttaatttaccctgctccaccccccgtgaaagaaaagggaaaaaaattgtttcttgacttttttcaatgtcaccctatgtctactgcatgctgctggtagacgtgatgctgcagcagtgaacagcagtatcctctcccctgccctccccggtggcagatggtacaatatgactgctatctgttgtcatcatcagcccgtgagtgctcctggctggcctcaggtgaggtcggctgggggcaccagggaaaaataggaatgactcccggtcattcccagtagatgctacagaacggctggtaaccgtcttcctcataacaactgggggctgagctccatctgccccctccctttcatgtgtaaagaaaagattctgtactgcctggactatcatagcagcgggatgctgggctcctctccaccctaccgtttaatgtcctgcctggactatcatagcagctggaggctgcctccccctcattttatctcactaaaaagtcagtgtttcttattcctgcattctttattacttcatcacacaaatggggggactctgcaatggtagcccagcagggttgggggagcagggaagcaacaggtggggttgttgcaggggcaccccctagaatggtatgcagctcatcatttctgcaggatctgacatggagcagctgtgctctctggtacactggttctctagtacacttgccccatattctaggcaggactgactctatttttagatacaacataaaggagggaatgattgtctttgtgcccccggccgacctcagcgaaggtcagccaggaacacccatgacagcagcagatggtacagaatgactgataactgtcatctcattaccaatttacaatggcacagcagaccgtacagaacgactggtaaccatctctgctaccttgcaatggcaaatgaatgctgcagtatagcgctgcagtaccgcctctgtcagtggcatccagtatacatacggtgacagtgacaaaaggcaaaacgggctccatggttgccatgctacggCATCTGCCAGCGCAATCCAGCGAAAAaggacgcgaaatgattgtctgccgttgctttcctgtaggaaggaatgagtgatgacatttacccagaattacccgcgacactatttttgcaccatcatgcattgggatctcaacccagaattccaatgggcgggggagactgcgggaactatgggatagctacaggatagctacccacagtgcaacgctccggaaatagatgctagcctcggaccatggatgcacaccactgaattaatgtgcttagtggggctgcgtgcactcgactttatacaatctgttttacaaaactggtttatgtaaaatcggaataatcccgtagtgtagatgtaccttttgTCAGGTGGAGTGGGGAACTGAACCAGTTTCCCATATTCTGGGTGAGTGCTCTGACACTAGGACAAAGGATGGCACCTGCCATCTCCTCCTctaacagccccccccccccacacctacctTTGTGGGAGTCAGGCAGGTGCTTAACTTCTGTTCTCTCAAGCAACAGCTTAGGCATCTAAGGTGCCTGACTCCAGAAACAGCACTCCCCGTTGTAGATTGCAACCACAGATAGATGCCTCCCTCTATCCCACACTCAGTCCATGTCTACACAAGTTATGTTAGCATACAGCTGCTGAAGTTTGTATATCACTCATGCACTTGCATATTTGGCTGCTTGTGTCTGCGCTGCACATATTTTCCATGAGTTTTTTTTTTGATGCCAAGTGCTGTACATGGTGTGTAGGCATCCCAGTGTGCCATTTGCTGCCTTCTGGCAAAATGCTTTTTGGGAAATGTTCACATGTGTTCTGGGAAGCAGTTATTTCAAGGTCTTATCTCAAAACTTTTACCGTGAGACAGTAAGCTGTGCTACTCATGGAAAAGCTGGGGTCCAttttaatcatttattaataCACACAACTCCCAATTTATcagttaaataatttattttgtaaaagtaaGACTAGTCAGCGCATACTATGACTTAATTGCTTTTTGTTCCACGGGTTTCAGAGGCCGCCGAATTATTAATTCTCCTGTGCTCTTAAGTAAGGTATCTGACATTTCCTCTTCTGTTGGAATTCCATGAGGTAGTTTCAGAGGCTGAATTCTACAGACAAGAGAATTTGTTTAAAACATGGACTACGCTAACAAGTTATTTTAATTGTTGCTGGTTAAAGGAAGAGTTAACAAACCTTATTAGATGCTTTATGACTTTCAGTTTTCCATTCACAGATGGGATATTTTTGTGCACTCTGGGCTGATTTGCCTATAAACAATGCAGAATAAATGTTACAAACTCACTTTGAAAAGGCACCTTACGTCTCTGGGAACTGATGTATTCACATATCAATAAAAGAAGAACATAGGTACACAAAATTAAACTACTTTGGGAAATTCACACTTACTGAGAATAAGTgtgctaaaatttattaaacttTTGGGATTCtctaacatcttcattaatacaTCCAGACTGTCCAAATACTCATGAGCATTGATTAACATGACCTAATAAATAAGAGTGAACTAATGAGCAgtcaaaaatatgtatatatagttTTACTAAAGGGTAGTGGGCAAAGTTCTTCTCTGCTACGCACAGCAGTCTCAATGCTGGTGTTCTGCTTTCCTTACAAATGTATATTTCTTATTAATATCCATGGGAGAGCCATACATGTAGTCTCCAATCATGCAAATATCTACCTATTTGCTCAACTTTACTATTGTGAGTAGtccttttgatttcaatgggatttctcACTGTAGTACAGTTAAggacatgcataaatgtttgcagagtCAGGGTCCCACAGGACAAAAAATATCGAAGCAGTGTACTATGGTGAAGATTTgaggagaattttgccctaaATTTCTAGGCTAATTACTTTACTGATGTGCATGATAAACATGAAATAAAGTAATTTAGAAAGTATACTTTATCCAGTCCAAGATCATGTATTATCTTCTTTTCCCAGTATGGACGACCTATTCCACTTTTGATTCTAGTGACAAGATGCAGTTTGTGAGGCTGCTCAGGATCACCTCCATATTTTTCATGATCTGAAGGCTGTGGCTGAAATACCTACAAATAAGTAGTTCACAAAACgcatgtttttgtttatttttaaacatttcaacaGTTACTGAATTTAACGTCTTGCGGTAAAAATATTCccctaaaatatattttgatcTTTCACTAGAAAGAAAATGTGGCAACCCCCCCTAAATTTCTAATAAGCTTCCCTTCCAAAAAGGCAAAGCAGCAACATATGACCATAGTGTTAAAAAAGCTAATCTCCAAATAACCTCAAATTATCTCAAAGTGTTTCCTCATGACAGTTTGCAGAAAGATAGAATAAGTTTGGGGTCATGATCCTCCAATCATATATATCCCAGTCTTTTGGGGCATGATTCTTCAACcatatatataaacacataagCGCAGAGGTATGCGCAGACAGGTCCGGTTGTAGAACTGGGACCTAAATTTGTAAGATGATTGTGATAGGCTTATTACTCAAGACTGCCCTATTTCAGAAATAAAATCGACTACAATCACACACTGGTTTTTCATACACGAATCTGAGTGCATTGCTCTCTGGTTTAACAAGGTATTGCTCAGTACTGTTACAAATtagttttactaaaaaaattaaatgtataaaCAAACCCAAAATGTGCTTTCAAATCTTTACATATTGTGCTTACTGAAGCTGGAATTCTTGATTTAGTAAATTTATGGCGAATCCATGCTGTCCACGTCAGTGAATCCACGCTGCTTTTTGCCACAATCTAAAAAAGTTATGGCATGATTTGTCAAATATTCAAGGAGAAAATTATAAACATCTGTATTGTACATAAACCAGTGTAATAACTGAATTAGgatcagagtcccattgtgcAACTTGAATAGCCGATACTGTGCCCTTATTACATCAGCGGGTGCTTTGACACGAAGAAATTTAGCATATTTTTGCTTAAGGAAACCAAATACTTTTGAAACCTTTTAAAGTCTGTGTTTCTGATCCAGGTGTTCTAGTGAAATGAGGACACGACCCCGAGTTTCACTAGCACGGAGGCGGCAGAACGGCAGGAGTGTGTGGGGCCCTTCACAAGAGGAAAACCTCGGCGAGCCGGGACCCGCATTCTGACAGCGATCAGGCAGCGCAGCTCACTGGGGCTGCTGACTCGGTCTTGAGGGACGCTCCGAGGGGATTCGGGCTGCAGCCCGCCCTAGTGCGGCCCAGGATAGCTCGGAGGGCGAAGAGCCCCGGTCCTGCGACCCTTTCACCGGGGGCTCGAGGGAGTAGGGAAGCGGAGCGCAGCAGCCCGGGCAGTGGGCGGCGAGGGGGTGCAGCTCCGGGTCCCACTCTCACACCGCCCTTCCTGCCCTTGGAGAAACTGGCCCCAGCAATCCCACTACGACCAGCACAGGGAACCCCCCCGCCCTGCGCCCCACTCACTCTCCAGGCGGCCGGGTGTCTCTTAGCGACACAGCCCAGCCCCGCCGCCGCCATCTGGGCCCCGGACGCCGTTTCCGGATTCCGATAGTCACTAAAATCCGTGCCCAGAAGCCGCCGCACTTTAGTTCCGAGGCGCTACTTCCGGcgaagggaggggaaagaataAAGTGCGGCACCGGCGGCCGCCAAGGGTTCTTCTCGGTCGTGAAAATCACGtgaccacctcccccaccccttctggctGCCGGAAGTGGCGGCTGCTGTTGGAGCGCGCGAGCTTGGTCCAGCTGGGGGTTCGATGCTCGCCGGGTGCCGCTTCCTGTCCGCCCGCCCCCATGTCCCAGGCCGGTCCGGGCGCCGTGGCCTCGCTGGAGCCCCCGGCGGTGGCGACGCTGAAGCGGGCGGTGGAGCTGGACTCGGCGTCCCGCTTCCAGGAGTCGCTGGTGTGTTACCAGGAGGGGATCGACTTGCTGCTGCGGGTGCTGAAAGGTACCGACGGG contains:
- the MRPL30 gene encoding 39S ribosomal protein L30, mitochondrial, which encodes MAAAGLGCVAKRHPAAWRIVAKSSVDSLTWTAWIRHKFTKSRIPASVFQPQPSDHEKYGGDPEQPHKLHLVTRIKSGIGRPYWEKKIIHDLGLDKANQPRVHKNIPSVNGKLKVIKHLIRIQPLKLPHGIPTEEEMSDTLLKSTGELIIRRPLKPVEQKAIKS